The Streptomyces sp. NBC_00286 nucleotide sequence TTTGCCCCTTGGTCCCTGCTCAGTCCTTGAGGAAGAACGCGTGCTGTTCCGCGCCCTGTTCGTACTCGTCGAGGCGGGCCTGGGTGCGTTCGGGGTCCGCGTCGGTCATGGCCTGGAGAAGGGCCGCGGACATCACCCCCGGCGCGGCGTACGAGTCGAAGACGAGGCGGGGACCGGTGCCGGAGGCGAAGACCACGTCCGCCTCGTCGGCGAGCGGGCCGAGCGCCAGGTCGGTGATCAGGGCGACGCGCAGGCCCGCGCTCTTGGCCACCCGCAGTGCCGTGAGCGTCTCGTGTGCGTGCCGGGGCATGGAGAAGGCCAGCAGCCAGGTGCCGCCCGCCTCGCGCGACTGCAGCAGTGCGTCGTACGCGACGCTGCCGCCCCGTGTCACGAGCCGGACGTCCGGGTGGATACGGCGGGCGGCGTACGCGAAGTACTCGGCCAGCGAGCCCGAGATCCGCAGGCCCAGGACTGTCAGCGGCGTCGACTGCGACAGCGCGCGGCCGATCTCGATCACCCGCCCGGGATCGGCGAGGTCGCGCCGCAGGTTCTCCAGGTTGTCGATCTCGGCGTCGACGGCTGCTTGGAGCTCGTTAGGGCGGGCCTCCTCGGCGGCGTCGGGCGCGGCCGCGAGCGTGCTGAGCGCGATCGACTGCAGCCGCTCGCGCAGCGCGGGGTAGCCGCTGAAGCCCACCGCCGTCGCGAAACGCGTCACCGAGGGCTGGCTCACGCCCGCCCGGTCGGCGAGCTCCGTGATCGACAGAAACGCGGCCTCGGTGATGTGCTCGATCAGATACTGAGCGATACGCCGCTGGCCAGGGGAGAGCCGGGGCCCGTCGAACAGCGCCCGCAGCCGCGAGGACGGGGCGGCCTCCGCCTCAGGAACCGCCTTCCCCGACCTGATCGCGGACGCCTGCGCGCGTGCCCGCTGAGGCGATGACACCGGTGCGCTTCCTTCGTCTCCCACAGTGGTTCAACATACAGCGAG carries:
- a CDS encoding MurR/RpiR family transcriptional regulator gives rise to the protein MSSPQRARAQASAIRSGKAVPEAEAAPSSRLRALFDGPRLSPGQRRIAQYLIEHITEAAFLSITELADRAGVSQPSVTRFATAVGFSGYPALRERLQSIALSTLAAAPDAAEEARPNELQAAVDAEIDNLENLRRDLADPGRVIEIGRALSQSTPLTVLGLRISGSLAEYFAYAARRIHPDVRLVTRGGSVAYDALLQSREAGGTWLLAFSMPRHAHETLTALRVAKSAGLRVALITDLALGPLADEADVVFASGTGPRLVFDSYAAPGVMSAALLQAMTDADPERTQARLDEYEQGAEQHAFFLKD